In Myxococcales bacterium, the DNA window CCGCCGGCGCCAGGAGCGTCAAGTACCTGGAGACCACCGGTAGCGTCCAGATCGGCGGCGGCACCATCCCGACTTCGATGCTGGTCCTCTACGGGGGATACATCTTGTTCCTGATCGGCTCGGCGGTGAGCCTGGTACGGCGTTCGAGCGGCGACGTGGATACGCTGGCATATGTACGCCGGGGTCCGCTCGCGAACATCCAGCTCCCTCCGTACGTCGACTTCCCCACGCTGCCACTGACGCGTGTCTCAGCGCCCGTCGTCGCGTACATCGGGCTGGCTTTGGGGTATCTCAGCGGCCTCTTGGGTGTCGGCGGCGGCATCGCGCTGATCCCGACCCTGCTCTACGGCTTCGGATTCCCGATTCGACAAGCCGCCGGCACCGGCATCCTGGTACTCGTCGTCACCGCGGTCAGCGGGACCCTGGCACACGCGGCCAACGGCTACGTTCACCTGCCGATGTCGCTCACTCTGCTGGCGGGAGCCAGCATCAGCGCGCAGTTCGGGGCCCTGGCCACGAGCCGATTGAGCGCGGGAGTGTTACGCCGCGGGCTCGCGAGCCTGATCCTGCTCACACTCGTGGCCTTGGTCTGGTCGCTCGCGCGGCGCGTCGTGTAGGGTCTCGAACATCTTGGCGGCCTTCTCCAGCATCGCAGACGTGATCGGAAACACCCCTTTGGTGTTGCTCGCGCGGCTCTCCGAAGAGCTCGGCATCTCGCTGCACGCCAAGGTCGAAGGCGTGAACCCGGCGGGCAGCGTCAAAGATCGCATCGCCCGCGCGATGGTCGACGACGCCGAGGAGCGGGGACTGCTTCGCCCGGGCGCGACGCTGATCGAGCCCACCAGCGGCAACACCGGCATTGCCTTGGCGATGATCGCCGCGGTCCGCGGGTATCGGCTGATCCTCACCATGCCCGAGGCCATGAGCCGCGAGCGGGTCCAGCTGCTTCGAGCCTTCGGCGCCGAGGTCGTGCTGACGGCCGGCACACTGATGAAAAAGGCGGTGGAGCAGGCCGAGCTGCTCGGCGCCACTACGCCGGGGGCCGTGATGCTGCGGCAGTTCGAGAACCCGGCGAATCCGCGCGTGCACGAGCAGACCACCGCCGAGGAGATCTGGCGGGACAGCGCTGGAAAGATCGACGTGTTCGTCGCTGGCATCGGCACCGGCGGGACCATCAGCGGGGTGGGTCGTGTGCTCAAGACGCGCAGCCCCTCGACCCACATCGTCGGCGTGGAACCGGCCGGGGCTGCAGTGCTCTCCGGGCAGGAGCCGGTCGGTCACCATATCCAGGGCATCGGCGCGGGCTTCGTGCCCAAGGTGTTGGACCGAAGTGTGATCGACGAGGTGCTCGCCGTCAGCGAGGACGCGGCACTCGACGCCGCCCGGCGCCTCGCGCGAAGAGATGGCGTGCTCTCGGGCTTCAGCGCAGGCGCGGCGATGAGCGCGGTGTTCGTGCTCGCGGCCCGACCCGAGTTCCGCGGCAAGAGCTTCGTGGTCGTCCTGCCCGATACCGGCGAGCGCTACGTCTCGACCGCGCTGTTCGAACGGGTCTCGGGCTGAGGGGATTGCGGTCGTGCTGCTTCGTCGAACGCGAGCGGCGGCAAGTTGAGCTCGACGCGGCCGTCGGGGAAGAAGTCCGAGAACTGCGGCTCGACCCGCTGCTCCAGGCGCTCTGCCACCGCCTGGGCCCGCTCGAGCGCGAGCCGGATCCCGTGCACCGCGAGATCTCCCTCCAGCCGCGGCACCAGCCGCTTGACCCGCTCGAAGGTGGAGAGATAAGCGCCGCGCCAGATGGCGAGATATGGCCGGTGGTCCATCGGATTCATGCTGAGCAGCCGACGCACGCGGTTGGAGGGCAGGAAGGTGTACGTGCTCACTTCGGGATGTTTGCGCAGGACCCACTCCCGCGTGTTCTCGAAGCGGGTGTAGGACATGGAGCGGATGTCCTGGTCGATGTTGTACAGAATGCCGCGTCGGTTCGCGGCACCAGCCAGCTGTGAGACATAAGGCACGAAGGGGTCGAGGATGAACACCAGGTCCGCACCGCGTGCGATGGCCTCGACGAAGTTGCTGGTGCGGGTCACGGCGCCGTCTTCGTAGAAACGCGACTCGATCTCCACGGCTGAAAAAGCTGGGTTGACGCTCACGGAGCCCTGGATGGCTTGGCTGATGGGGACATGGTCATGTCCCTCACTGCCAAACATGAGGTGCCGGCGTGCGTCTTGGTCCGAGGCTCCGATGAAGAGCGGTTTCTTCAGCCGGCGAAAGTCATTGTCGACCCCAGGACGCGACAGGATCTCGCGCAGCGCGGCCTCGAAGCGGTCCGAGCGAAATGGCGCACCGATCAGCGAGGTGTAGTCCAAGATCAGATCGTTGAAGCTAGGTAACGTGCGGCGCCAGGCGAGCTCGTAGGCGGCGCGCCAGAAGATGTCGGTGGCCGCCGCCAAGCGTTGACCGAGGTCTCGGAAGTTCAGGTGTCCGAAGCGGAAGAGCTGTAGGTCGATCGGCGGCAAGCGCCCGCCCGGATGCCCGGCGATCGACGCCATCAGTTCGTCGACGGAGTAGCCCGCGCTCATGATCCCGGTGACGACGGCGCCGGCGCTGATGCCAAAATACATGTCCAGGTCGAGCACCCCCGGGGTCAGGCAGTCATCCAGGCACTTGAGCGCTCCCAGCTCGAAGAAGATCCCCGTGATTCCGCCGCCCGATGCAGCCAGGGCCGTCTTGCCCACCGCACGGTGCGTCGTGATGTCGACGATGGCGTCCAGGATTCGCCGAGGGAAGTCCGTATCGGCAGGCCGCTCGCGCAGGACGTGGCCGATCCCCCGACCGCCGAGCTCGGCGATCAGCCGGTCGGTGTCCTCGTCGTCACCGCGCACCAGCGCCACGATGCGGTGAAAGCCATATCGCAGCTCGACATCGGGTGCGTGATCGAGGCGTGAGCAGAGCGCCCGCGCCCGCTCGACGCATGCCCTGGCGTCGTCCGCCGCGTCCGCGCGCAGGTCGAGCAAGAGCAGATTCACGTAACCGGCTGCCAGCCGCGCCTCGACGCCGCTCGCCGCAGTCTCCACCGAGAGCGCGAGGATGCTGCCAGCGTGCTCGATGCGTGGCGGGTCATGGGAGACCACCTTCGCCGCGGCGGCCAGACGGGCAAAGCAGACCTGGGCGGGGCGCCCGGCTGCCGAATAGTAGACCACGCGCTTTTCCAAGGGCCTGATTGTGACCTCGGTAGGACGCGGCGAAACGCGCAACCTTTTCGTCCGCCCGTCTGTGTTATGGACGCGCCGTCATGTTCCAGAAAGTTCTCATCGCAAACCGCGGAGAAATCGCCGTTCGCATTGCCCGCACGCTGAAGGAGATGGGCATCGTCCCGGTCGCCGTCATGAGTGAGGTCGATCGCGATGCGTTGCACGTGCGCGTCGCTGGAGAGGCCTACGAGATCGGGCCGGCGCCAGCCGCCGAGAGCTACCTCCGCATCGACAAACTGATCGAGGTGGCAAAACGTTCGGGCTGCCAAGCCCTGATCCCGGGCTACGGCTTCCTGAGCGAGAACCCGGCTCTGCCGGAGGCCTGCGAGGACAACGGCATCGTCTTCATTGGTCCTCCGGCGAGCGCCATGCGGGAGCTCGGCTCGAAGACCGCGGCGCGCGAGAAGATGAGCGCGGCGGGTGTCCCCATCGTTCCCGGTGGCCCGGCGAACACCGCGGAAGAGGCACTCGTCACCGCGGCGCGCATCGGATATCCGGTCATGCTGAAGGCGACGGCCGGCGGCGGCGGCAAAGGCATGCGGCTGGTCGCGACGGAGGCGGAGCTGCCGGGCGCCCTCGAGCGCGCCAAGAGCGAAGCCAAGAAGGCCTTCGGTAACGACGAGGTCTACCTGGAAAAGGCCATCGTTCGGCCACGCCACGTCGAAGTGCAGGTGCTCGGCGATAGGCAAGGCAACGTCGTGCACTTGTTCGAGCGGGACTGCTCGGTTCAGCGCCGTCACCAGAAGGTGGTGGAAGAGACGCCCTGCCCGGTGCTCGACGACGCGACGGCCCGAAAGATGGGGGAGGTCGCGGTGAAGGGCGCGAAAGCGGTCGGTTATTACTCCGCCGGCACCTTCGAGTTCCTGCTGGCCGAGGACGGTTCTTTCTACTTCCTCGAAGTGAACACCCGGCTGCAGGTCGAACACCCCATCACGGAGCTGTGCACCGGCGTCGACCTCGTGCGCGAGATGGTACGCATCGCCGATGGTGAGCCGCTCGGCTACGCGCAGGACGCGATCACGCGGCGCGGCGCCGCCATCGAATGCCGCGTCTACGCCGAGGATCCGAGCACTGGGTTTCTCCCGAGCCCGGGGCTGATCAACGAGCTGCGTGTGCCCGCGGGTCCTGGCGTCCGCGACGACAGCGGCGCGTACGAGGGCTGCACGATCAGCTCCAACTACGACCCGTTGATCTCGAAGTTGTGTGTGTGGGCGTCGACTCGAGAGCAGGCGCTGGCCCGCATGCGCCGCGCGCTCTCCGAGTACGTCGTCGCCGGCATCCGCACGAACCTACCGTTCCACGAGCGCCTGTTCGAGCACCCGGAGTTCCTGTCCGGCCGCTACGACACGTCGCTCATCGAGCGCAACAAGGCCGAGCTGCTCAGCGGCACGCGGATCCCCGACCGGGACAAACACTTGTTCGCGGCAGCGGTGGCGCTCGCCACGTTCCGCGAGAAGCGCGGACCCAGCAGCCTGGCCGCACAGAACGGCAACGAACCCGGCCTGGCGCCCTGGGTCGCGGCGCAGCGGTCACGTCTGACTCCGGGGAGGCCCCGCTGACATGGCCGCGCTCTCCGGTGTCCGGGTGCTCGACCTCACCCGACTCTTGCCAGGCCCCTTCGCCACCCTGGTGCTCGCCGAGCTCGGCGCACAGGTGGACAAGATCGAAGATCCGAACCTGGGCGATTACACCCGGCATGCGCCGCCCGTGGTCGGGCCCCACGGTGCGGCGTTCCACGCGCTGAACCGCGGCAAACGCAGCGCCGTGCTCGATCTGAAGAGCAGCGAAGGTGTGCGCGTGTTCGAGCGCCTGCTGCCGCACTACGACGTGCTGTTCGAGCAGTTCCGACCTGGCGTCCTCGATCGGTTGGGGATCGGCCACCAACGTCTGCTCGAGCTCTGCCCGAAGCTCGTGATCTGCGCGCTGACCGGCTACGGACAGACCGGACCGCTCAAGTCACGCGCGGGCCACGATCTCAACTATCTGGCGCGGGCGGGTCTGGTAGGATTGGGCGGCCCCGCCGAGAGCAAACCCACCATCCCGCCATTCCAGCTCGCGGACGTGAGCGGCGGGCTGTGGAGTGTGATCGCCATCCTGGCGAGCCTGCGCGAGCGCGACCAGACCGGGCGGGGCCAAGTGCTCGACATCGCGATGTTGGACTCCGTGGTTCCGTTCGCGACCATTGCGCTATCCAAGATCCTGGGCGGCGAGCTTCCGGAGCGCGGCAACGAGCTGCTCACTGGCGGCGTCGCCCCCTACGACACGTACACGACTGCCGACGGCGAGACGATGACCCTCGGCGCCCTGGAGCCGAAATTCCTGACCAAGTTCTGCGCCGCAAACGCCATCGAGGTCGATCTGAGCGCCCTCATGCCGGGCCCCCACCAAGTGGAGCTGAAGCGCCGCTTCGCAGAGGTCATTGCGCAGAAGACCCGCCGCGAGTGGGAGGCATTCAACGCCGAGCATGATGTGTGTTTCGAGCCAGCGTTGCGACCCGACGAGCTGCTCTCGGATCCGCAGATCGCCGCACGCGGTTTGTTCTTCGAGGGCAAAGCAGGAGAAGAGACGGTGCGTTATTACCGCACGCCGGTCACTCCGCGGGATCTCGCACCCACGCCCGCCCCGGGCCCTGGTGAACACACGGATGCAATCTTGCGAGAGGCCGGCTTCGACGCTGACGAGCTCGCCGCACTCCGCGCCGCCAACGTCATCCGCTGACCGGGCGGCTCAGATCTTCTTGAATTCCTCGACGAATTCCCAGTCGGCGATCAAGTGTTTGCGGAGCAGCACGCTGAGCAGGGCCGCGAAGAGCTTCTCCCATTGCACGTGCTCTCCGAGAATTTCGCTGGCGTCGGCGCCGTGTGAAACCGCGCGCAGCGCCGCCACCAGATCGCGCGCGGTCAGGTGATCGCCGTGATCGTCCGCGGCGGCCGGTTCTCGTGAACGCGAAGAGCGCCGCGCGGGCAGGTTGATCGTGGTCCCGTCGAGCAGCGTGACCGCCACCATCTTGCCCTTGCCCTGCCGCGGCGGGGGCAGGCTGATGTCGCGAGCGGAGATCTGCGGACCGGAGTCCGGCGGAAAGCTCTCGGCCTTGGCGACGGGTTCTCTGCGGGCAGCGGGGCGCACCGATGGAGCTCTCGCCGCCGGTCGCTCGGAGGCTCGCGGCTCAGGTGGGCGACTCGCGGGACTCTGCGGAACCGGAGTACCGGCCGCAGGGGTCGCAGGCGACTCCAGCGGCTCGGCGCTCGCCGCGGCCGCGTGGGGAGGGCTCGACGGCGCGAAGCGAGTCGTCGCCGGCTGCTCGGCAGCTGCGACCGTCGCGTCGCCGCCGTAGTACGCACGAATGGCCCCACGGATGTCCGAGAGCGGTGCGATCATGGCTCGAACGGGCAGACCAGAGTAGCGGGCCACCTCTTCCTTTGCGGCGTCGTCCTCCGGATTGTCCATCGCGATGTACAGGGTCTCGCCGCTGCCGCGCACGCGTCGCACGAAGATCGGAACCAGCGAGTGCCGTTCGGCGACTTCGCGCGGCACCAGGTTCAAGAGCTGCCTGGAGAAGTCGATGTGGTACAGCGACACCCAGGGCACACTGAGCTGCTGGCTCAAGATCTGTGTGACCTGCGTCTCGGTGACGAGCCCACTCGCCACCAAGAGCGTGCCGAAGCGACGGCCATCCTTCTTCTGGAGCGCCAGAGTCTCTTCGAGCTGCTCGCGCGTGATGATCTGGGCCTCGACCAGCAGCTCCCCAAGGCGAACGCGAGGTGCGGACATCGAGGGCGAGTCTAGCAGCGAGCCCCCCGTTGCCCGAAAAACTCGGGGTTTTGCCGGAGCCAGCCGGCTGGGGCGGGGCGGTCCGTCCGCGAAAGGCGCGCCCGGGGCTTCTATTCAGGCCCGGCCTGGGCAATACTCCAGGCCTTGTGCGGGGGTCTTGGGATGAACCGCAACACCCGTGCCGTCGACAACTTGGCGCCGCCGACCGGGCGTCAGTCGTCATTTCAACCAATTAGGACGGGAGTGCGTCGATGGTAGCGGCGGAACCGACTCGGGCATGCCCCCAGTGCGGTGCGACCTGCCAGCCCACTCATCAGTACTGTCCGACCTGCGGCTTCCCGGTGGCAAACGTCAGTCAGTCCAGCGAAGACCGCATGATCGGCCGGACCCTGCCCGGCGGTTACCACATCCTGGATCTGGTCAGCGTCGGCGGCATGGGTCGGGTCTATCGGGCCGAGCAGAGCGTTCTGGGTCGCACCGTTGCGGTGAAGGTCATTCACCCGCACCTCTTGGCGGACGAGAACGCGGCGCTCCGGTTCATGACGGAGGCCCGCGCGGCCTCACAGTTGAACCACCCGAACTCGGTCTCGGTCTTCGACTTCGGGCGCACCGAGGACGGCCAGCCCTACCTGGTCATGGAATTTCTGCGAGGCAAGGACCTCGCGACCGTCGCCTGGGAAGAGGGACCCCTGCCCTTCAGCCGCATCGTCGACGTGCTGCGGCAGGCCCTCACGGCACTCGGTGAAGCCCACGAGCTTGGCATCGTGCATCGGGATTTGAAGCCCGAGAACATCATCCTCGAGCCGCTTCGACGCGGCGGCGACTTCGTCAAGGTCGTCGACTTCGGGCTCGCCAAACTCAAGGGCGACGCCCAGGGTCGGAGCATCACCAACCCCGGCATCGTGTGCGGAACACCAGACTACATGGCGCCGGAACAGGGCCGCGGCGACGCGCTCGACGGCCGTAGCGACCTCTACGGCCTCGGCGTCGTGTTGTTCCAACTGCTGACGGGCCGCCTGCCGTTCGACGCCGACAGCCCGACGCAGGTGGTGATGATGCACCTCACCATCCCGATGCCCGATCCGCGCCAGGTAGCGCCGGAGCGGAACATCCCGGACGTACTGGTCGACGTCGTCACGAAGGCAATGGCCAAGGAGGCCGACCAGCGTTACCAGGACGCGATCGAGTTCTCGGACGCACTCCTGGCGGCGCTCCGAGCGTTCGAGGGTGTGCCTTCCTCTCCTGTCGCGTCCGTCGGACCGGGAACGCTGCAGCCTGGCATGGAGGGCACGCTGACCGCACTCGGAGTCGAGTGTCCGGCCTGCAACTCCCGGGTCGCTTCCGCAAAGTTCTGCGGCGAGTGCGGCGAGCGGTTGCCGCTGAAGTCCCGCCCGGACAGCCCGACCCGCGCAGATTTTCCGCTTCCGCTGCTGGCCCGCGAAGAAGATCTGGCGTGGCTCGAAGACCGCCGCCGCCAGGTAGTGAACAGCATCGTCGGCGCCCGCATCGTGGGCGAAGCCGGCAGCGGAAAAACACGACTGCTTCAAGAGTTTGCGGCGCGCGCCCGCGCCGATGGCGATTGCGTGGTGCTCGTCGGCCCGGACCCGTTCTGGTGCGAGGCCGCCAATTCATCGTTGCGCGACGCACTGAAAGGCCTGACCGGCCTGGATGAAAAAGCCATCCGCGCGCTATCGGAAGACGCGAGCCCCGAGGCGCGCCGCGGCATCGAGGACGTCTTCGACGGCGAGCGAACTCGCCGAGACGACAAACGTTCGGCGGCCGAGCGCCGTTTCGCTGCCGCCGAAGCCTTGCGCTGGGCGTTGCTCGGTGCGGCGTCCGCCACCTCGAAGCGGGTGATCCTGGCCATCGACGAGCTGCACCGCATCGACGGGCCGAGTCGCGCGGCTTTTGCCGATGCTTTGGGGGAACCGCCCGAAGCCCGCGTGCTCATGGTGTGCACCCACGCGCCAGGTTTCGAGTCCGGGTGGGGTGCGAGCCACGCTGCGCGTGTCCTGTCCGGGCTCCCACCGCAGGCACTCTCCCAGGTGCTGTCGATGGTGCCGACGGCACAGCTCGACGCAGCGGAGGACGAGACCGGGCGCGGGGTCCTGCCGATGTACGCGGAGCAGCTGTTGCGCTTCCACCTCGACGGCGGCAATGACCCACCGCGACGGCTCGGCGATCTCGTGGGCCTGCGCGTCGATACCTTGGATCCATCCGCTCGGCGAACCCTGCAGTCCCTCAGCGTGCTCGGCGATCGCGTCGAGCTCGACATGCTCTTGGCACTTTTACCAAAGAACCATCCCGTCGAGACCTCTCTGGTCGAGCTGCAGACCGCGGGCATGGCGGTGCGCGCGGGTGAAGTTTGGTCCACTTCACACCCCCTCTTGCGTGAGCTGGTCCTGACCGGCATCCCGGCAGCAGTCCGGCGCGAGCTGCACGCAAAGGCGCTCCGGGTCTGTGAGCAGCACGCAGCACCCATCGAGGCTCAGGCTCTCCACGCCTACGAGGCCCAAGACTCGTTCCAAGCGTTGCTCCTGCTCGAACAGGTCGCCGACCGGGCAACCGCGCGAGGAGATCTCAACACCGAGATCGAAGCGCTGCGGCGAGGCCTCGAGATCGCTCGCCGCGACGTGGCCCGCGGCGAGCTCGACGATCCCCTGCGTGCCGTCCTGATCTTCGCGCGCAAGCTGGGCGCGGCGTTGACGCGTGCCGGGAACTTTGCCGACGCCGAGGGCATTCTGCGGGAGGCCCTCGACATCGCGGGGCCCAGTGGAGCCGATCGCGCACGTGTGCTCGGCAGCCTCGCGCAGGTCGCTCACGGTCGCCACCGCGAGGCCGAAGCGGTCAACTACATCGATCAAGCCATCGACACGGCCCGGCAGTCCGGCGCGTACGACTTGGTTTCGAGCTTCAGCGACGCCCGAAAAGCCTGGGCAAACTGAGCGAATCGGCAGTCGGGGACAGGTTTCGGTGGTGAACAGCACGAAAGCGGGAGTGACGCCGCCTCAGCTGGTGGCCCGCTGGGACCTCGACAAGACCTACCTTCGCACCGAGTTCGACACGGTGCGCGACCTCGTTCGCACCGCCATCGAGCGCCCGGACCGCAAACGCTCCGTTCCCGGCGCCGCCACCCTGCTTCGGGAGCTCAAGCGCTCTGGCGCCTGGGTCCACATCTTGAGTGGGAGCCCGCGCCAGATGCGCGGCAGGCTCGAAGAGAAGCTCGCCATCGATCGCGTCCGTTACGACGAGCTGACGCTCAAGCCAAATCTGAGCAACGCGCTGCGCCTCCGCTTTCGCGCCATGCGCGATCAGCTCGGCTACAAACTCCCCAGTCTGCTCAGCGCGCGCGCGCGCGACCAGCATCGCGGGGCGAGCCCGGCCGAGCTCTCGGAAGTGCTGGTGGGGGACGACGCCGAAGCGGACGCCTTCGTCTACTCTCTGTATGCCGACGTGTGCGCGGGAGCGGTGGACGAGACGCTGCTCCGTCGTGTGCTCGAGAAGGGCCGCGTCTATTCGGACCAAGCCGAGGTTGCCCTCGAGGCTCAGCGCAACATCGAACCCACGCCCGCCGTCCATCGCATCTTGATCCACCTCGACCGGCAGACCTCGCCCAGTCAATTTCGGGATTACGGACCGCGGGTCGTGCCCTTCTACAACTACCTCCAGGCCGCCATCGTGCTGAGGGAAGACGGTCACGTGTCGGCGGAGGCCGTGCTGCGCGTGGCCTCGGAGCTGGTGCAGCACCACCGCTTCGACGCCGATGCGCTCGCCCGCAGCTACTTCGAGCTGGTCCGCCGCGGCCACGTGAGAAAATCGCCGGTGGAGGCCCTGGGGCGGGCCCTCTCGGACCTGAGTGGCCGCCTGCCGACATTGCACGAGCTGACCACCATGGTCGAGCAGCTGGCGGATCGAGAAATCGAACCCACCGCTCTGCCGGAGACCCCGGTGATGGACTACCTGGCCCTGGCGGACACCCATCGGGGCGGCAAGAACCGGCGGCGACCCGGCTCGGGCTGAGTCGGGGTCGGGTTTACGCGGGAGGGCCTTTGACTTTCGTCGCAATTCAAGGCAGGGAAAGCCGCCCGTGAGAGGATCGCCAACGTGGATAGTGACCTGGCGGAGGCAATCTCAGCCCTCAAAGATGTGATGAAGCGCCGCGGGGTGCGAGCCAGCTTCGGAAAGGCTTCACCCGAGCTGGTGACCGCGCTCCGAAGCAAGCTGCGCCTGCCGCGCAGGTATCGGGATTTCCTCAGTGAAGCCGACCCACTCGACGTCGAGACGCGCACTCCGCCGGAGCGTGTCCGGCTTCTGCCGTCGGCTGATCTCGAGGCTGAACAACACGGGTTTTGCCTCGACGACAAGGGAGAGGCCGTCAAGGCGGCGTCACCCCAAGGTTGGCGCCCGAGCTGGGTGATTGTCGGCCACAGCGCGCTGCTCGGCGACCCGTACTTCCTCGACACCTCCGCCCCTGATCCGGAGGGAGATTGCCCCGTCTACACTGCGATGAGCGGGACCGACAACTGGAAGCCGCGCCTCTGCGCCACCAGCTTCGCGCTGTTCGTTCGCATCCTTGCCGTCGGGATGGAGGTCGCTGAGGGCTTCGCCGAAGAAGACGTCGACACGGACGACGAGCAGACCTTCCGCGACGCCTTCGGCCCGCGCCTGCGGGAGTACGACCCGGCGGCGTTGAAGGCCGGACACTGGACGTGACCCTACTTCGAGTCGTCAGCCATCCGAGCGCCGAGCTCGAGAAGACGCTGACTCTGCTGGAGCGGCGAGGCGAAAACGACCTCGATCGGGTCGAGCCGAGTGTGCGCGAAGTGCTGGCCGCAGTGCGTCTCGAGGGCGACTCCGCGGTCCGTCGTTTCGTGCAGAAGTTCGAAGGGCGATCCCCAGACAGCCTGTTGATCCGCGACTACGGCGGCGCCGCCGCCCTCGCGAGCCTCGAGCCGGCGCTCGCCGGCGCACTCACCGAGGCCGCAGCGCGGATTCGCGTTTTCCACCAGCGGCAGGCCGCGCGAGGCGGAAGCTTCGAGTACGAAGAGGCCGGAATTCGGCTGGGAACCCGGGAAAGGCCGCTGAAACGCGTCGGAGTCTACGCCCCCGGTGGCAAGGCTCGTTATCCCTCGAGCGTGCTCATGTGCGCGATCATCGCCCAGGTCGCCGGCGTCGAGCAGATCATCGTCGCAACGCCGGACGCGGCGCCGGAAGTGCGCGCGGCCTGCCACCTTGCCGGCGTCGACGCCATCCTGGACGCGGGCGGAGCGCAGGCCATCGCAGCCTTGGCTTACGGCACCGAAACGCTGCCGCGAGTGGACAAGATCGTCGGGCCCGGAAACATCTACGTCGCGGCCGCCAAGCGCCTCGTATTCGGCGAAGTCGACATCGACAGCATCGCGGGCCCCAGCGAAATTCTCGTGCTCGCAGACGAGAGCGCGGATGCGGACGTCGTCGCGGCCGATCTCCTGTCGCAGGCCGAGCACGACGAGGCGGCCTACCCCCTCCTGCTCACTACCCACGCGGCGCTCGTCCCGGCCGTCGAGCAAGCACTCGCCGTGCGACTCGCCGACCTGCCCCGTCGGGTCATTGCCGAGGCGTCGATCCGCGAGAAAGGTGTTGCGCTGGTCGTGCCCGATCTCGACACCCTCACGCACATCGCCAATCGGCTGGCCGCCGAACACGTGGCGCTCCACGTGCGGGAGCCACGAGCGCTGGCCGACCGGGTCACCCACGCCGGGGCGTTGTTCATCGGCGCGATGACCCCGGAAGCTGCAGGGGACTACG includes these proteins:
- a CDS encoding SMI1/KNR4 family protein, which codes for MVTALRSKLRLPRRYRDFLSEADPLDVETRTPPERVRLLPSADLEAEQHGFCLDDKGEAVKAASPQGWRPSWVIVGHSALLGDPYFLDTSAPDPEGDCPVYTAMSGTDNWKPRLCATSFALFVRILAVGMEVAEGFAEEDVDTDDEQTFRDAFGPRLREYDPAALKAGHWT
- the hisD gene encoding histidinol dehydrogenase codes for the protein MTLLRVVSHPSAELEKTLTLLERRGENDLDRVEPSVREVLAAVRLEGDSAVRRFVQKFEGRSPDSLLIRDYGGAAALASLEPALAGALTEAAARIRVFHQRQAARGGSFEYEEAGIRLGTRERPLKRVGVYAPGGKARYPSSVLMCAIIAQVAGVEQIIVATPDAAPEVRAACHLAGVDAILDAGGAQAIAALAYGTETLPRVDKIVGPGNIYVAAAKRLVFGEVDIDSIAGPSEILVLADESADADVVAADLLSQAEHDEAAYPLLLTTHAALVPAVEQALAVRLADLPRRVIAEASIREKGVALVVPDLDTLTHIANRLAAEHVALHVREPRALADRVTHAGALFIGAMTPEAAGDYVAGPSHVLPTGGAARYGSPLGIYDFVARTSIIEYSREALAQAGSGIEALARAEGLHAHARAVSVRTARTSKT